Below is a window of Candidatus Bathyarchaeota archaeon DNA.
TTTACCATTGTAAGTTTGATGGGTGATTCGACGATTGGCGGAGGAGTTGGTGTAGTTGTAGGTATAGGTTGAGACGTTAATGGAGTTGGCACGGCTTCACCCGGTCTCATCATATAGCCCAGTCCAACGAAGGTTAAACCCAAAATCACTAAGACCGATGGTATGATTACCTCCATTTCTGAAGGGACCAGATCGCTTTGAATAAAGAAAAAAGCTGATAAGATGAGGCATACAAGTGCGATACCGTATAAAGCGTAATCTGACCTCATGTATTTTCCTCTTGTAGCCCCTCTTCATTGAAAGGAGTTTAAATAACTTTTCTAAGTCCTTGATGATTGGCGACTTATCTGTTAATTCTATCAGCATACGATAAGGTAAATAAGATAAACAATTGAAACTCTGTTCAAGAGTGTTGAAGAAAAGTTGACTGCTCAAATGCTGTGCAAAGTTGAACGTAAAATGGTTGAGTTAAAGGCAAGAGTTGACGCTCTTGATACGATTAGAAGAAAAGTAATAGATTTAAGGGCTCATCATATCGGAACGTTCAAGCAGGTTGACGTTTACTTTGAGGTTCCGAAGGGAAGATTAAAGCTTCGAGAAGTAGAAGGCAAAAACACGGCAGAACTAGTTTATTATGAAAGAGAAAATGTTGCCAAGCCAAAAAGAAGCAACGTTTTCATTCTCGAAGTTCAGAACCCAGCAGTTTTCAAAAGCTTGCTTGAAAAAGTTTTGAAAACTAGGGTGACTGTAGAAAAATTGAGGGAAATTTATCGATACCAAGGAACTAAGGTAGGCGCAAAGTATCCATATATTCAAGTTCATTTGGACAACGTTAAGAAGTTGGGAACCTTTGTTGAGTTTGAAATGAATACTTCAGAACAAACAGAAAAAAGAGATAAACAAATTTTGGAGAATTTAATGAGGAAAATGGGGATCAATGGAAATCAACTGGTGAAATATTCATACTCAGACTTGGTGCAATGTGCAACCTCGTAAGACATACGCCATAGAATATGCATGCATTTGAAAGGGAAACCGCATATAGAGGATGATGATGCTTCATTTAGCCAACGTATTTAAGTTATGACACTGTTTAGGAGAGGGAAGTCAGAGGTAGAGTAAAAAATGCTGAGTTTCGACCAAGTTCTAGCGGGCCCCAATTTTTGGGTGTGGTAAAGATGACTAAAAAAGGTGACCATGCTAGGTGTCCACAATGCGGTGGAACAGCCCGTGTCGTTTGGATTTCACAAGACGAAAAAACTGAGGCAATAAAATGCACCAGATACCATAGCCAACTAAGTCCCCCTCCCACAAAGTTCAGTTCACGTGCTCAGAGTAAGACAAAGAAAGGAATGGTATTTCTTGTAGAAATGGATGCGGACGCGCAAACGAGGTAGCGACTGGATGAAAACTAGGAATGGAATTGGATGC
It encodes the following:
- a CDS encoding helix-hairpin-helix domain-containing protein; translated protein: MRSDYALYGIALVCLILSAFFFIQSDLVPSEMEVIIPSVLVILGLTFVGLGYMMRPGEAVPTPLTSQPIPTTTPTPPPIVESPIKLTMVKGIGPKRAEQLKSLRIGTVEDLAKASAKVLSAKTGVSQKVAHRWIKEADKLINEAS
- a CDS encoding CYTH domain-containing protein translates to MLCKVERKMVELKARVDALDTIRRKVIDLRAHHIGTFKQVDVYFEVPKGRLKLREVEGKNTAELVYYERENVAKPKRSNVFILEVQNPAVFKSLLEKVLKTRVTVEKLREIYRYQGTKVGAKYPYIQVHLDNVKKLGTFVEFEMNTSEQTEKRDKQILENLMRKMGINGNQLVKYSYSDLVQCATS